A genome region from Pelodiscus sinensis isolate JC-2024 chromosome 27, ASM4963464v1, whole genome shotgun sequence includes the following:
- the RPS10 gene encoding small ribosomal subunit protein eS10, translating into MLMPKKNRIAIYELLFKEGVMVAKKDVHMPKHPELADKNVPNLHVMKAMQSLKSRGYVKEQFAWRHFYWYLTNEGIQYLRDYLHLPPEIVPATLRRSRPETGRPRPKGLEGERPARLTRGEADRDTYRRSTAPPGSDKKAEAGAGAATEFQFRGGFGRGRGQPPQ; encoded by the exons ATGTTGATGCCCAAGAAGAACCGAATTGCCATCTACGAACTCCTTTTTAAGGAGGGAGTGATGGTGGCCAAGAAAGATGTTCACATGCCTAAACACCCAGAGCTGGCAGACAAGaatgtacccaacctccatgtaATGAAAGCCATGCAG TCACTGAAATCCCGTGGCTACGTTAAGGAACAGTTTGCTTGGAGGCACTTTTATTGGTATCTGACTAATGAGGGTATCCAATATTTGCGCGATTATCTTCATCTACCCCCTGAGATTGTGCCTGCCACACTGCGCCGTAGCCGCCCTGAGACTGGCAGACCGCGGCCCAAAG GTCTGGAAGGTGAACGCCCTGCTCGTCTTACTCGGGGAGAGGCTGACAGAGATACCTACAGGCGCAGTACCGCTCCAC CTGGTTCTGACAAAAAagctgaggctggggctggagcagctactGAATTCCAATTT